In Sphingomonas psychrotolerans, the following proteins share a genomic window:
- the nadB gene encoding L-aspartate oxidase, whose translation MANDPHISEILVIGSGAAGLTAALNLAARFKVTVLAKGALNEGSTAWAQGGIAAVLEPGDTFENHVEDTMVAGAGLNDRATVEMVVENAPAAIERLARLGVPFNTDKGSLHLTREGGHSHRRIVHVDDATGWAVQEALLKAARANPNITLVPDMVVIDLATSRHEERYSGAGNVWGVYAFNRATNRVELFTANATVLATGGAGRTYLFSTAPKGATGDGIAMAWRAGCRISNMEFMQFHPTCLYNLEVKNFLITEAVRGEGGQLKIPGTGYRFMPDFDPRLELAPRDVVARAIDHEIKRLGLDYVHLDISHMGADFVKQHFPTIHARLLDLDIDMTREPIPVVPAQHYTCGGVVVDRDGRTDLPNLYAAGEVSQSGLHGANRLASNSLLECFVFGEAVANHIAANWSDLPPPPPIRQWDESRVTDSDEEVVIKQNWTEIRRFMWNYVGIVRSTKRLERAAHRIQMLRGEVNDYYGHFRVTGDLIELRNLLESADLIVRSALHRKESRGLHYTLDYPDTLDIAADTILVP comes from the coding sequence ATGGCAAACGACCCCCACATCTCCGAAATCCTCGTCATCGGCTCGGGCGCGGCGGGGCTCACCGCGGCGCTCAATCTCGCGGCGCGCTTCAAGGTCACCGTGCTCGCCAAGGGGGCGCTCAACGAAGGCTCCACGGCCTGGGCACAGGGCGGGATCGCCGCGGTGCTCGAGCCCGGCGACACTTTCGAGAACCATGTCGAGGATACGATGGTCGCCGGTGCCGGGCTCAACGATCGTGCCACGGTGGAGATGGTGGTCGAGAACGCTCCCGCGGCGATCGAGCGGCTGGCCAGGCTCGGCGTGCCGTTCAACACCGACAAGGGCTCGCTGCATCTGACTCGCGAAGGCGGGCACAGCCATCGCCGAATCGTCCATGTCGACGACGCGACCGGCTGGGCGGTGCAGGAGGCCTTGCTCAAGGCCGCCCGCGCCAACCCCAACATCACCCTCGTACCCGATATGGTGGTGATCGACCTCGCCACCAGCCGGCACGAAGAGCGCTATTCGGGCGCGGGCAATGTCTGGGGGGTCTACGCCTTCAATCGCGCGACCAACCGCGTCGAATTGTTCACTGCCAACGCCACTGTGCTGGCGACCGGCGGCGCGGGCCGCACCTATCTGTTCTCGACCGCACCCAAGGGCGCGACCGGCGACGGCATCGCGATGGCGTGGCGCGCCGGCTGCCGCATCTCCAACATGGAGTTCATGCAGTTCCACCCGACTTGCCTCTACAATCTCGAGGTCAAGAATTTCCTGATCACCGAGGCGGTGCGCGGCGAGGGCGGCCAGCTCAAGATCCCCGGCACCGGTTACCGCTTCATGCCCGATTTCGACCCGCGGCTGGAACTCGCGCCGCGCGACGTGGTGGCACGCGCGATCGATCACGAGATCAAGCGCCTCGGGCTCGATTACGTCCATCTCGACATCAGCCACATGGGCGCGGATTTCGTGAAGCAGCACTTCCCGACGATCCACGCCCGGCTGCTCGACTTGGACATCGACATGACCCGCGAGCCGATCCCGGTGGTGCCCGCGCAGCATTATACCTGCGGCGGGGTGGTGGTCGATCGTGACGGGCGCACCGATTTACCCAATCTCTACGCGGCGGGCGAAGTCAGCCAGTCGGGGCTGCACGGCGCCAATCGCCTCGCCTCCAATTCGCTGCTCGAATGCTTCGTGTTCGGCGAGGCGGTGGCCAACCACATCGCCGCGAATTGGAGCGATCTCCCCCCGCCCCCGCCGATCCGGCAATGGGACGAGAGTCGCGTCACCGATTCGGACGAGGAAGTGGTGATCAAGCAGAACTGGACAGAGATCCGGCGCTTCATGTGGAATTACGTCGGCATCGTCCGCTCGACCAAGCGGCTCGAGCGCGCCGCGCACCGCATCCAGATGCTGCGCGGCGAAGTGAACGACTATTACGGCCATTTCCGCGTGACCGGCGATCTGATCGAATTGCGCAACCTGCTCGAGAGCGCGGACCTGATCGTCCGCTCGGCGCTCCACCGCAAGGAGAGCCGCGGGCTGCATTACACGCTCGATTATCCCGACACACTCGAC